The Dokdonella koreensis DS-123 genome has a segment encoding these proteins:
- a CDS encoding type 1 glutamine amidotransferase: MPRILVFQHVAAEPLGTLDPLIRRRGHRIKFVNFERDPDARPDIDRYRGLIVLGGPMNVEDQARRPHLKTELAVIERALAQGKPVLGICLGAQLLAHVLGAGIRRNPSPEIGWYDLATTDGGRRDPVTGALGAHAAVFQWHSYTFDLPAGAEHLARTPTCENQAFRYGAAAYGFQFHLEMDGALIERWLGLPEYRDELVAARLGHGPDEIRTLTASRIDAMQASADTVFNGFLDLIGRPARRIVLPSR; this comes from the coding sequence ATGCCCCGCATCCTCGTCTTCCAGCATGTCGCCGCCGAGCCGCTCGGCACGCTGGACCCGCTGATCCGCCGCCGTGGCCATCGCATCAAGTTCGTCAATTTCGAGCGCGATCCCGATGCCCGTCCCGACATCGACCGCTACCGCGGCCTGATCGTGCTGGGCGGGCCGATGAACGTCGAGGACCAGGCACGCCGGCCGCACCTGAAGACCGAGCTGGCGGTGATCGAACGGGCGCTCGCGCAGGGCAAGCCGGTGCTCGGCATCTGCCTGGGCGCGCAGCTGCTGGCGCACGTGCTCGGCGCCGGCATACGGCGCAATCCGTCGCCGGAGATCGGCTGGTACGACCTGGCGACGACCGACGGCGGGCGCCGCGATCCGGTGACCGGCGCGCTCGGCGCGCATGCGGCGGTGTTCCAGTGGCACAGCTACACGTTCGACCTGCCGGCGGGTGCCGAACACCTGGCGCGCACGCCGACCTGCGAGAACCAGGCATTCCGCTACGGCGCTGCTGCCTATGGCTTCCAGTTCCACCTGGAGATGGACGGCGCCTTGATCGAGCGCTGGCTCGGCCTGCCGGAGTATCGCGACGAACTGGTGGCCGCGCGCCTCGGCCACGGCCCGGACGAGATCCGCACGCTGACCGCGTCGCGCATCGATGCGATGCAGGCCTCGGCCGACACCGTGTTCAACGGCTTCCTCGACCTGATCGGACGCCCCGCGCGGCGCATCGTGCTGCCGTCGCGCTAG